From Ignisphaera aggregans DSM 17230, the proteins below share one genomic window:
- a CDS encoding conserved hypothetical protein (KEGG: sto:ST0199 hypothetical protein~SPTR: Q976J1 Putative uncharacterized protein ST0199), with amino-acid sequence MSYGWEAKWIKKKFKVVGGLEVETCQDLSTGLILCPLCTDISKICPSPTEPSSTPVSKGVYFFSIEDLYRHMIAHTRASEWGKYVTVGEEEGEEGDEEEEEELDTDTL; translated from the coding sequence ATGTCTTATGGTTGGGAGGCTAAGTGGATAAAGAAGAAGTTTAAGGTTGTAGGAGGGCTTGAAGTTGAGACATGTCAGGACTTATCTACAGGACTTATTCTATGTCCACTATGTACTGATATTTCAAAAATTTGTCCTAGTCCTACAGAACCTTCTTCAACACCTGTATCGAAAGGAGTATATTTCTTTTCAATAGAAGATTTATATAGACATATGATAGCTCATACTAGAGCTAGTGAATGGGGAAAATATGTTACTGTTGGTGAGGAGGAGGGTGAAGAAGGAGATGAAGAGGAAGAGGAGGAACTAGATACAGATACTCTCTAA